Genomic DNA from bacterium:
GCGCTGACGATCACGGTGTCCATCGCCGCCGGCGCGGACGCCATCTCCAGCTTCCTTCCCACGGCCTGGCTTCCGTACAAGTTCGAGTTCGTCGCCCTGGTCCTCGGATTCCTCATCTGGATCAACCTGCGGGGGGCCAGGGAGTCGGTGATGGTCCTCACTCCAATCTTCCTCGCGTTTATTTTGACCCACGTTCCGCTGATCCTGTACGGGATCTTCCGCCACGCGCCCGACGTTCTGGTCGTGGGTGCTCGCGTCTCCTCCGACCTCGACGCCGCGTCCGCGGAGATGGGGTGGCTGGGGGTCGGGGCCCTGGTGTTACGGGCGTACTCGATGGGCGCGGGGACGTACACCGGGATGGAGGCAGTCTCCAACTCGATGCAGACGCTGCGGGAGCCGCGCGTGCAGACGGGGAAACGTGCGATGGCGTACCTGGCCTTCTCGCTCGCCTTCATGGCGGGGGGGATCATCCTCGGGTACGTCCTGAACGGCGTCGCGCCCGTCCACGGGAAGACGCTCAACGCCGTCCTCTTCGGCGACCTGGTGGACGACATCTGGCAGGGGGAATCGGCGAAATACCTGACCGCCTTCGTCCTGTTCACGGAGGCGGTCCTGCTATTCGTGGCGGCCCAGACCGGCTTTCTCGGCGGCCCGCAGGTCCTCTCCAACATGGCGAACGACTCGTACATGCCCCACCGGTTCGCCCACCTCTCCTCGCGGCTGGTGACCAAGTACGGGGTCTACTTCATGGGGGGAGTGGCGTTTTTTATGCTCTTCATCACGGGCGGCTCCGTCCGGCTCCTCGTCATCATCTACTCCATCAACGTGTTCCTCACCTTCAGCATGTCGCAGTTCGGCATGGTGGTGCACTGGTGGAAGGACCGCAAGTCCGTGGAGAGGTGGGAGTACAGGCTGGCGGTCAATGGAGTCGGATTCATCCTCACCGCGTCGATCCTATGCATCATCGTGGTCATGAAGTTCCTCGAGGGCGGGTGGATCACCCTGCTGGTCACCAGCACCTTCGTGGCGGCGAGTTTTTTCGTGCGCCGCCATTACCGGAAGGCCGCCTACCACCTGCGCCGCCTCGACGACCTGCTCCTGAACCTCCCCCCCCCGACGACGGCGACGGCCCAGGAGCCGATCGTCCGGCGGCAGGCGCCCA
This window encodes:
- a CDS encoding APC family permease; translated protein: MEKESLFRRVKRVLIGAPRDLFDPKIFHNISLIAFFAWVGLGADGISSSSYGPEEAYLALGGHTVLALFVAAATVLTVFIISASYAQIIEEFPSGGGGYIVASKLLGERAGVVTGSALVIDYALTITVSIAAGADAISSFLPTAWLPYKFEFVALVLGFLIWINLRGARESVMVLTPIFLAFILTHVPLILYGIFRHAPDVLVVGARVSSDLDAASAEMGWLGVGALVLRAYSMGAGTYTGMEAVSNSMQTLREPRVQTGKRAMAYLAFSLAFMAGGIILGYVLNGVAPVHGKTLNAVLFGDLVDDIWQGESAKYLTAFVLFTEAVLLFVAAQTGFLGGPQVLSNMANDSYMPHRFAHLSSRLVTKYGVYFMGGVAFFMLFITGGSVRLLVIIYSINVFLTFSMSQFGMVVHWWKDRKSVERWEYRLAVNGVGFILTASILCIIVVMKFLEGGWITLLVTSTFVAASFFVRRHYRKAAYHLRRLDDLLLNLPPPTTATAQEPIVRRQAPTAAILVSGYNGLGMHVFFSIIRTFPGTFRNFVFLSVGVIDSSRFKGAAEIENLSEDLRGQLANYVEFVKGHGYYGEAHHRVGTDVIEVLQGMTTDVATDFPNVVFFAGQLVFQEENFFNKLLHNQTAFLAQKKLVFSGHPMIVMPIRVLE